AGCCTTGGCCAGCGGGGTCGCGGAATCCCAGGTCTTCTCGATCTTGTAGAGCTCGCCTCGTTCGACCTTCCAGTTTTGTGGGAAGCCCTTCATGATCGGGTGATCCGATTCAAGCGTGACGACGTCGAGCGGATGCTTGCCTTCGTGACTGGTCGATCGTTGACCGATCAGCTTGCGCCACTCGTCGGTCTTGGCGTTGCGATAGCTGTGCATCGAGCAGTGAATGAAGATCGCTGGAATCTTGTTCTCGGTATGAGCCGCCACGATGCCTTCGATGAAGTCGACATCGGTCACGCCGCCATAGCATTCGTTGTGCACAACAATGTCGTACGGCTTGATCCAGTCGTGGTTTTGATAGACCGGCACTTGGATGTTGCGGTCTTCGCCAGCCAGGGCGACATCCCAGTCGATGCTGACGCGTTGGCTCAGCCCCTGGGTGATGATCTTGATTTGGTTGGGGTAGTCGTGGCAGCAACCGCCGGTAATCAGCAGTCCTTTCAGCTTGGCCTTTTCTTCCGCCAGCGAAGGAGCCGCCAGGCAGGCGACAAACAGCAGTACCAGCAATGGACGAATGAAACGATGAGGCATGATGGGAATTCCTTGTGATCGGATCGGGGGCAGGGGGGAAAGAGAGCCACGGGTTACCTGGGTCGGCACAGCTTGTCCGCCGCGTTGGATGCGATCTCCAAAGCAGGGCAGGGTGCGGACTCAGGTAGCCCGTGGCGGCTCCTAATTGATCTTCTTACTTGGCGGCGCTGGGGGCGGTAGCGGCGTCGATGTCGCCCAGGGCGAACTGGATACCATCGAGATAGAACTGCAGCATCTGCGGGTTCCAATAGATCTCTTCGCGATGTCCCAGCGAGCTGTAGAACACGCGACCATCGCCCCATTTGCGGACCCACGACACGGCAAAGTCGTTGTCTTTGCGATGGATGCCGTTCTTTTCCATGTTCGTGTTCTCGACGTCCAGCGAGAGCAGCACGTGCAATGCTTCACGCGAGTACGGATCGCGGAACTGGTAGATTTCGTCGACGATGGTAAAGTTCTCGCCACCGAAAGCATTCATCAGCGGATGTTCACGGTCGTCGATCTTGATGCCGACTTTCTCGTGCCATGGGTGACCATGGAAGTAACCGCCGATCAGCTTGCCGAAGTCTTCCCAGTGATAGTTGGC
This genomic interval from Bremerella sp. JC817 contains the following:
- a CDS encoding ThuA domain-containing protein, which codes for MPHRFIRPLLVLLFVACLAAPSLAEEKAKLKGLLITGGCCHDYPNQIKIITQGLSQRVSIDWDVALAGEDRNIQVPVYQNHDWIKPYDIVVHNECYGGVTDVDFIEGIVAAHTENKIPAIFIHCSMHSYRNAKTDEWRKLIGQRSTSHEGKHPLDVVTLESDHPIMKGFPQNWKVERGELYKIEKTWDSATPLAKAYGVDTKKDHVVIWTNEYKGTKTFSTTLGHYNETMNNDDWLGLVARGVLWTVDGLNEDGTPKAGFEGTGKQEIDLSTPNPDKDKKPTPAK